The nucleotide window ctttctcgccaattcgactcctggagttccacctggggtctggccgtggatctttgcatctgcttccctcagtcattggatgagatttctagcactacagttagggtatttggccatcctatcaccagagtaggtcagttcgggctgtctctcgaccattgccagcagtctattgtggaggtatctttgtggatttctggggacctctctagcactttgcttcttcctattcccatgtggtcttcatttaacaAATCAAAAGAAGGATCTCATGCAAGTTGGCAAAGTAAGGACTTATTACAACAGCCAAGTAGCCCATTCTTCAGATTCACATGAGCAGGTCACAAAGGTCAGCATCATTTTGCCTGCTcataattcaacttcatttactgACACCATTCTTCTGAGGGattctttgtagttttttttttcttgtctattgCATCACTCATGAAAACTTACTTTGGTTTGAAAGTTGAGTCTTTTTTCCAAACCCAGAGCTGATCTCTGCTCTTCCTAAAGACTCCAGTCCATGAGACCCATGAGAGAGATTGCAGAAAGACCTACCAGAGAAACAAGGAATTTCCATCAGTATGAAGgttcttataattttttaaacaaaatgtattCTGTCGTAGTATATTTATTGTCCAATAAAAAACCAACTTATTAAAGTTGAGAACACTTCTTACATTGTCAAAACACTCACATATCTGTTTAATTTTGATCTAgtattttaattaacttttacaTGTTTATAGTTAGAAGCTTTATTCTTCTATTAGTTGGGAATTTGGCAATTGATTTATATAATTTAATCGATATTCATtctaacaacaaaaacataacaaagaTTTAAACAAATTTCCAGAAACTATGCATGAAACTCTCTGGGTGCTGTGCTCAATCAATTTTTCTGCTGTTGCTTCCAGTTCAGTTTTAGAAAGAAGATTATAGTTTGCTATTGAAGAAAGAAGTGATGTAGTGGACAAAATTTCTGTTTTCTGGGTACCATAGTATCATTAAGTAGCTGAGCCTCCACTCTCTTGTCTATCACTGTAGGGATGGATTACTGAGAAGGTAGCATTAATGCTACTCTTGGCTGCTGTTATAAATACAAGGGCAAACATGGAGAATAATAAAAGACACAAGCAAAGATTTCTGAAGACCTGAAACAAAAAGCTGAAAGGGCATGACACCTGAAGATGAGGGACTACAGAATGGCAGGACATCCTGTGTCCCTTGTCCAATGGAAGGAAATGACCTTATATGCTCTCTCCCAGAACCCAAGCAACAACAGGTGGATTATGTGAGCTCCCTCCTCCATGTGTAAGAGAGACTGGTCAGCAGCACTGGGAGAGGCTGAAAGCACCTAATGGAGTGATTGTTCATAGGAAGTGCTTCTCTTACCTGCTCAAGGACACCAGAGTGGGAGCTGGTGTAGGGGATCCCGTGAGTACAGATGGCCATGTAAATGCCTCTGTCTTTGAGGGTATGACGCTCACTTCTTCCTCCAAGCCCACCAGATAGAGTGGGTTTTAGAATGTTGTGCTTACATAACAGGGCAGTTAAAATTAGCAAACTGCAGATCAATGCAGTAAAGTGGCTCAATGATTTGCTTTAAGACCATGAAAGAGTAATAgtggtggttctttttttttttttttttggtttttttttttgagacagggtttctctgtgtcgctttgcgcctacctggaactcccttggtagcccaggctggccttaaactcacagagatccgcctgcctctgcttccgagtgctgggattaaaggtgtgcgccaccaccacccggctgatagtggtggttcttaaccttccaaATGTTATAAAACTTTAACACAGTCCTTCGTGTTGTGGTGGAtgaaaaccataaaattatttctgtgtcGACTTCATAAGTATAATGTTACTATTATGAattatagtgtaaatatctgatatttcctaTAGTCCCAGGTGAGCCCTGTTGAGATGGCCATTCCACTCTCACTCACAGTGAGtggtttgagaaccactgaggtaCAGGATACCTGTGTAACAGTGTATACATATTGTATGATCCCTGTCTTATAAAATTCAAAGGCATGTGTGGCTAATTGTACCAAAAGTCAGAAAAATGATTTTGTGCAAGAAGACCTGATGAGAATATGCATAGGGAAGGGACATTAATGAAATGGAAATGTCTGCCTAGTTATCATTACCTGACTATAATTACCTCCACCTAGTCACTTTCTGATCAATTTTAACTATCAGACATATATAGATATTTTTGTGCATGTTAAAATTAAATGGCAAAGTTAATTTCAGACTAAATGCATTTGTACAAGAATGGctttcacaaaataaataaataaatctggaaaTAAGTATTCACTTCCagtatacaaatataaataaaacattgtaaaataaaacaatgaaatattataCAGAGTTGTAAATACATGAAGCATGTATAAGAATATGAATGGATTCTACACGCTTCCCATTGACAGAAAGAAAGGTCAAGTAATGACTGATACATGTCAGATCTTACcttctcctcttcactatctATGTAAGGCAGAGTAGAGTTTTTGGAAGTGCAGGACACTGAACTGTCATTCCAAGTTTTTTTCTCCACACCAATGTAATAACACTTGTGAGAATATGATATCCACTCTTTTGGACAATGATCACAAGGATGTGATGAAGAAAGATTATTATCTAGAAGCAACAtgaatttaataatgaaaattaatatgTTTTATTAGGTTTGAACATTTATGTAAAATATGTATCTACACAGCCTAGAGGctgataaatataaacaaaatgtacATTCAAGCTCACAAAGAGTCTGCCCTTTGGCCCTGTGTTTATTCTTCTATTTAAACTAAATAAACAAGTCTTTACCCTACAAATTTTTCAGAGTCACTGAACATAAGCTCTATTCTAGAGTAGTGAGTTCATTTCTGTCTTATCATAGTCCACTAGTAGAAAAATTTAAGccaattattaaaattttatatggtTATTTTATTTGAGTTTTCTTATTATAGGACACAAAAGGCTATCATCCTTaatatttactgatgaacatgtaGTGCTcacatttctagattttttttttcctagaaatctACTATCACCTCTGCATAGCTTTAGTCAGACACAGAATATAAAGTGTACAAGCATCAGAACTTTGACAAACCAGGTGTACCTTTCTGGGTTCTAGTCAGGGAGGAGTTGATCTGTGCCTTTGCTTCAGAATCTGGAGAGttaaaacatacaaaatattGTAACAATTTTAGTTTCTTAGTCTGAAGCTGATGTACTATTTTAATTGGGATACAGTGGAATACAGTtgaaatagtaaaaaataaataatatggtGAAAACTTTGGAGAAAACTACTTTAATGAAAGCCCAAATTTCAACATCTGTTACCATGTAACCTATGAAATAACCACGTTCAAAACAGTTTCCACATCTCAGTAAAGAGTTTCCAAGTTTCTAAACTGTGTTGAGTTATGAAACCACTGATAACATCAAAAGTAAACATTTTACACAATTGCTCTGATATTCATGATATTGACAAAATACATAATAATCCTCCCACATTTAATCTACATatgtactttaaattttaaattaaaagctgctgttctttctgtttttcttttcagctaaatattctttaatttatttatttaaaaaaaagtttttttttcattttacataccaatcccagttccccctcctttctcttctccaacccctccccaatcccatcccccatccactcctcagccggggtaaggcctcccttggggagtcaacaaagtctggcatattaagttgaggcaggaccatgcCCCTCCCCCGTGTcaaagctgagcaaggtgtcacaccctaggaaAGTGTTCCATAAAACCAGTTCATGCACCTAGGATAAGCCCTGGTCCCacacagatctagccacataactgtcacccacattcacagGGCCTCGTTCAGTCTCATGCATGCTCCTTGGCTGACTATTCTTGATAAGAAGTTTTGAAAGGCACTAAAgtggagagttttttttttttttttttttataatctttaaaaaacatgctTACGTGGTGTGGCAACTGTAGTAATTATAACCACAGCGACCATTAAGGCAAAGCCGATGATGCCCAGGATCCCAGTGATGAGTTTTTCTGGGGGAGATGGAAAACCTGCAGAAAGTAATGCAAGGGATGAAAAGGGTGGCTGTTCCTGAGGTTTGCACCCACAGAAGAACCACACACACAGCGAGTCAAACAGACAAACTCCgaccccaggtcctctgtgccGTTATCGTCTGTAGGCAATAACTCACAACAGAATGATCCCTAAATTCTTGCAACGGAGTAAGATCCACGCTCACAAATTATAAAAGCATGGGTCAAGTTGCATCTCCAGTCCTCACAAGGAGGCCATTGCCACCTCTGTGCCCATCTTTTTATGCTCCTGGCATCCTAGAGTAGTTATAGTGTCTCACCTTTGCAGCAGCAGTCCCTGCAGATTGGGAGACGCTCTTGAGGAACATTTTGAAAGCTGAATTCCGCATAGGTGATTTCTTGCTCAGTTACTGAAATGGAGCTGCGAGTGTCTCTCGGTTTCCTTTTCTGGTTCCTTGAGTCCTTCACCACATTCAGTTCTGCATAGGTGACCCCTTCATTACTCATCTCAGCAGCTGAATGATGCCAGGCCCTGTACTACGGCGCTGTTCACTGAAAGGTTAAGGTTCTGATGCAGCCAAAGTGGGTGGAGTTTGGAACATCGGAGCTCATTTTTgcggttgatttttttttttcccgcccgagacagggtttttctgtgtagttttggtgcctgtcctggatctcgctctatagaccaggctgtcctcgaactcacggagatcctcctggctctgcctccctagcgccgtgattaaaggagtgtgctaccgcTGCCCGGTGCAGTTAAAACTTTTAacctaataataaataaataataaatgttttgaaaGATAATTCActtttgataaaatatttttgataggATAATAACTTGGTGAGTAATAAGGATGtctacaaacaaaagaaatgtttttcaaattaaatttagTTTTCATAGGACTAACACCATGAAATGTCTAATGCTTACATCAAAGATCCCTGCAATGTAACAGAAAAGAATGTTGCATTAATttctgtaatttaaatttttattgttttgagaattttacatgtgtgtacaatatttacatcatttccatccctctctctttccctccagccTGTCCCATTCACTCCATTCTCTGTTGAATTCATGACCTCCACTTTAATTATCAttgttacatatacatgtgtgcttgAACTTTTATAATAAATTGAAATCCAATAATGAGTAAAAACTGAGTGCTCTAAATGGGTAGTCTAGGAAGGttgatacacatatatgcacataaaactAGCAATTACTTTTAATAGCtaatttatttacaaaaataaattgcatattattaaatttattttatttgagtaaATGAATTCAGAGAAATGACTAATAATTTGAAGATGTACTAGTAAATACTAGAAAATGCTATGTCAGAAAAATCTTGGATAAAATAAATGGTATTGGAAATACTTCAAAAGTGATTTTAATGTCTCTTTtacttaaagaaataattatCTAAAATGTGAAACCATAACATGATACAAATGATTCAAACTAGAATGCTGTTGGTATAAACTTTCCACAAGAGTCTGAGGCTGTCAAAATCAGTGTCATTTTAGTCACATATAATACCATTGTAATAACTCAACATAATTGATAATTCAGTCAATTAGTCCTGGAATCAATGAGATCTAGAATTAATTCTGGCTTAAAAATGTGCATGTGACCTTTGTAAAGTTACTAATAGCCCAGTGCATTCATCTAAAAGATGAAAAAGATATGTAAGGCAATTAATACTCACCTCTGGCATGCAGATCTCTCAATTAATGTTAATTATTTAAATTACTATTTTAGTCTCAATTTCTACTATGATTGTTCTTCACCACTCAGTGAGAGTCCTTTTAAGAATCTGTGACATCTGGATAAATCCATATGCTGATATCCAAAGATCCACAGAGCACAAACTGGAACACTTAAAATCCTCACTTCATCATCAGGTCTCTGGAGGCTGTAGGTTTAATTATATTGATAAGGAAACACAAACATGAGTGGGTGACTGACTCCCCACAGACAACAAGGACAGAACTTTGAGACAATCCTCCAGTGTGTCCCATGCGCTTGGATTTCTCTGGGTTGTTTAGAGGCATCCACATCCCAGTTTGATTCCCTGCAGCAAAACTGTGCCTCAGTTGTTCCACATGTAGCATTTGCAGTGTCCCCTCAACTGACTGGGCTGGTGGAGACAAGGGAGCAGTGACAAGCTCCCTCTGTTGCCAGAAAGACAGGCCTCCTGCAGTGAGGGTGGAGTTCACAGGAGGCCTGTGGGAGCTGAGCACCAAAAGGTGAAAGTCAGTCACAGAAATCTAGGACAACAGTGATGGTGAACTGAATGAGCTGCACAGTAAGGCTGAGAGTGAGTCAAGAGTGGAAAGGGAGATTTCTCACCAATGTGTCACTGAAGGTTGAACAGGAAATTCTCATACTCGGCTGATTTTGAAATCAGTTTTTCTCATCACACACCTTTACAACATAGAACACTTTGGGCTcctgtcaaaaggacaaaatggtCCTTTAAGTGTCCTGTGTAGTGTGATCTTTTCCAGCTGTCTCCCTAAAACTGTTTGCATATGTGCAAGGTAAAAGAGGTCAGGCAGGGAGAGTGGCTGTGCATGGAGTTCATTGGCTTCTACAGAAATAAttatcccaaagaagagaaatt belongs to Peromyscus eremicus chromosome 3, PerEre_H2_v1, whole genome shotgun sequence and includes:
- the LOC131906519 gene encoding NKG2-A/NKG2-B type II integral membrane protein-like, with product MSNEGVTYAELNVVKDSRNQKRKPRDTRSSISVTEQEITYAEFSFQNVPQERLPICRDCCCKGFPSPPEKLITGILGIIGFALMVAVVIITTVATPHSEAKAQINSSLTRTQKDNNLSSSHPCDHCPKEWISYSHKCYYIGVEKKTWNDSSVSCTSKNSTLPYIDSEEEKVFLQSLSWVSWTGVFRKSRDQLWVWKKDSTFKPKMKEFSSVEGNCVMLSASGLTTDDCTALHTYLCERNFNN